One Campylobacter concisus DNA window includes the following coding sequences:
- the asnB gene encoding asparagine synthase (glutamine-hydrolyzing), translating to MCGLAGFCDFNKKQDMDNLISMTDVLRHRGPNDSGYEFFENENFNLGLGHRRLSIQDLSKHGHQPMFDQTGQYVIIYNGEIYNFKEFYEELLGDGIKFNSNSDTEVILYLYIKYSDDFIKKLIGMFSIVIYDVKDQKIKVFIDRAGVKPFYYYFKNDLFAFASELKSFFCIKEIDKKIDPNALGLYFQYSYIPAPYSIFENTHKLPAGNMLEFDLRSMSYTQKQYWSVEEYYNKEKTDKGYEVIKKEVSELLLSAFKYRLVSDVPVGIFLSGGYDSSAVAAILQSNSSAKLKTFSIGFDNKNFDEAPYAKDIANFLSTEHYEYYVTQKDCLDLVDQLCVINDEPMGDVSSIPTYFVSKFAKEHVSVVLSGDGGDEIFGGYPKYFIGNKVYRLSSKVPSFVKKVAKSFLLLLDIKILEKILLKLTGKKMTNFSGKFRKFINILDAKAESVFKISSQYFLKEDVAKFIKNYSSEYKTSYNKFGCVNGDYFDESMCVDFQTYMYQILMKVDRASMAVSLESREPFLDQRIIEYLAQVPSSLKLKNGPKGILKDIVHDFIPKNLLDRPKQGFVPPFEDWLNGDLKNFVDDCSNKDFIEDQGIFCHAEVVKLKKEFYEEKKPGYKLWLFLIFQLWYKQWMINER from the coding sequence ATGTGTGGATTGGCTGGATTTTGCGATTTTAATAAAAAACAGGATATGGATAATTTAATAAGCATGACAGATGTTTTGCGGCATAGAGGTCCAAATGATAGTGGGTACGAATTTTTTGAAAATGAAAATTTTAATTTAGGCCTAGGCCATCGCAGACTATCGATACAGGATCTATCAAAACATGGACACCAACCAATGTTTGATCAAACTGGTCAATATGTTATTATTTATAATGGTGAAATATATAATTTTAAAGAATTTTACGAAGAACTCTTAGGTGATGGTATCAAATTTAATTCTAATAGTGATACAGAGGTAATACTATACTTATATATCAAATACAGCGACGATTTTATCAAGAAACTAATTGGTATGTTTTCTATAGTTATCTATGATGTTAAAGATCAAAAAATAAAAGTTTTTATAGATAGGGCTGGTGTCAAACCATTTTATTATTATTTTAAAAATGACTTATTTGCCTTTGCCTCAGAGCTAAAATCTTTTTTTTGTATTAAAGAAATAGATAAAAAAATTGATCCAAATGCTCTAGGATTATATTTTCAGTATTCTTATATACCGGCACCATACTCTATTTTTGAAAATACCCATAAACTCCCAGCTGGTAATATGCTGGAATTTGATTTAAGATCGATGTCGTATACCCAGAAGCAGTATTGGAGCGTAGAGGAATACTATAATAAAGAAAAGACAGACAAAGGGTATGAGGTTATAAAAAAAGAAGTCTCTGAATTGCTATTATCTGCTTTTAAATATAGGTTGGTATCTGATGTGCCAGTTGGGATATTTTTAAGCGGAGGATATGATAGCTCTGCTGTTGCAGCGATATTGCAGTCAAATTCTAGTGCCAAGCTAAAAACATTTAGTATAGGTTTTGATAATAAAAATTTTGATGAAGCTCCATATGCTAAAGATATAGCAAATTTTTTAAGCACAGAGCATTACGAGTATTATGTTACTCAAAAAGATTGTTTGGATTTGGTGGATCAGCTTTGTGTTATAAATGATGAGCCAATGGGTGATGTCTCTTCTATACCGACTTATTTTGTTTCAAAATTTGCAAAAGAGCATGTATCGGTTGTTTTGTCTGGCGATGGTGGGGATGAAATTTTTGGTGGTTATCCAAAGTATTTTATTGGGAACAAGGTATATCGTTTATCATCAAAAGTTCCCTCTTTTGTTAAAAAAGTAGCTAAGTCGTTTTTGTTATTGCTAGATATAAAAATATTGGAAAAAATTTTATTAAAGCTAACTGGGAAAAAAATGACAAATTTTTCTGGAAAATTTAGAAAATTTATAAATATACTTGACGCTAAAGCGGAAAGTGTTTTTAAAATTTCAAGTCAGTATTTTTTAAAGGAAGATGTCGCAAAATTCATAAAAAATTATAGCTCTGAGTACAAAACATCTTATAATAAATTTGGATGTGTAAATGGAGATTACTTCGACGAGTCAATGTGTGTAGACTTTCAAACATATATGTACCAAATTTTGATGAAAGTAGATAGGGCTAGCATGGCTGTATCATTGGAGTCTAGAGAGCCATTTTTAGATCAGCGGATAATAGAATATTTAGCACAAGTTCCATCTAGTCTAAAGCTAAAAAATGGCCCCAAGGGGATATTAAAAGATATTGTTCATGATTTTATCCCAAAAAATTTACTAGACCGTCCAAAGCAGGGCTTCGTTCCACCTTTTGAGGATTGGTTAAATGGTGATCTAAAAAATTTTGTTGATGATTGCTCTAATAAAGATTTTATTGAAGACCAAGGTATTTTTTGCCATGCAGAGGTAGTTAAGCTAAAAAAAGAATTTTATGAAGAAAAAAAACCTGGATATAAATTATGGCTTTTTTTGATATTTCAGCTATGGTACAAGCAGTGGATGATAAATGAAAGATAA
- a CDS encoding lipid II flippase MurJ, with protein sequence MFASSIEKSLINTLLYQIFSKGIGYGKYLLFAFLFGTSMQMDAYNMALTILDVSMFVLGHVFSVVGIPMLVKSRKKSFTSFKKLSGSIFVFSLVLAAIIIVFQYIFFYDLVSILAPGFDDKKSALSYEIFKYFLPMNIVYLPYFALISFFRSLNLFSISNFLDFLIAIFSVAYLIIFMSSDIVIIPLSLSVAYVVTIFFALYFAIKIKIIGFSGSIFTPYMKNIYKNIAKLSLWFLVLQLYRVVDKRFASLLDNGAISALVYASMLISGMGFVFDFAYVYITKFSEKEDKAAVFTLAIKLYIFLTLPVIVYLLFYSKEFISIIYGGGKFDKNSIEITSSIIVILSPLLFLSLVNGLFQSLYQSLEKYTYVICLSLIGVLINFILNYLWISKYGIVGIALATLVSTGVIIALNLPIIHYKENLHLSYKNILFEFMKYLLAAGASFAMIRMLGLPFFISSFLFFVFNYVILVLLRNEFIIRIYSMTRKR encoded by the coding sequence ATGTTTGCTTCTTCTATAGAAAAGAGTTTGATCAATACTTTGTTGTACCAGATATTTTCAAAAGGTATAGGGTACGGAAAATACCTCTTGTTTGCATTTTTGTTTGGTACAAGCATGCAAATGGATGCTTACAATATGGCTTTAACGATACTTGATGTATCTATGTTTGTATTAGGACATGTTTTTTCTGTAGTTGGGATACCTATGCTGGTAAAATCTAGAAAAAAATCTTTTACGTCATTTAAAAAGCTAAGTGGTTCTATATTTGTCTTTTCTTTAGTTTTGGCAGCGATTATTATAGTTTTTCAATATATATTTTTTTATGATCTAGTATCTATTTTAGCGCCAGGTTTCGATGATAAGAAAAGTGCCTTGTCTTATGAAATTTTTAAATACTTTTTGCCCATGAATATAGTTTATTTGCCATATTTTGCTCTTATATCTTTTTTTAGATCACTAAATTTATTTTCTATTTCTAACTTTTTAGATTTTTTAATCGCTATATTCTCTGTTGCGTATCTTATTATTTTTATGAGTAGTGATATTGTCATCATTCCATTATCTTTGAGTGTCGCATATGTTGTTACTATATTTTTTGCACTTTATTTTGCTATTAAGATCAAAATAATTGGATTTAGTGGCTCGATTTTTACACCATATATGAAAAATATATATAAAAATATTGCTAAACTTTCGCTTTGGTTTTTAGTGCTGCAACTATATAGGGTGGTGGATAAGAGATTTGCCTCCTTGCTTGATAATGGAGCAATAAGCGCGTTAGTTTACGCTTCTATGCTTATTTCTGGTATGGGTTTTGTCTTTGACTTTGCTTATGTCTATATCACAAAATTTTCAGAAAAAGAGGACAAGGCGGCAGTGTTTACTCTTGCAATTAAGCTTTATATATTTTTAACATTGCCTGTCATTGTATATTTGCTTTTTTATTCAAAAGAGTTTATCTCGATAATTTATGGAGGTGGAAAATTTGATAAAAACTCCATAGAGATAACAAGTTCTATTATTGTGATATTATCGCCATTGTTATTTTTAAGTCTTGTTAATGGTCTATTTCAAAGTTTATATCAGTCTTTGGAAAAATATACTTATGTTATTTGTTTATCATTAATAGGGGTGCTAATAAATTTTATATTAAATTATCTTTGGATAAGTAAGTATGGTATAGTAGGTATAGCTTTGGCAACTCTTGTTTCAACTGGTGTTATTATAGCCCTAAATCTGCCGATAATTCATTATAAAGAGAATTTGCATTTAAGCTATAAAAATATACTTTTTGAGTTTATGAAGTATTTGTTGGCAGCGGGCGCCTCTTTTGCTATGATTAGAATGCTTGGTTTGCCATTTTTTATAAGTAGTTTTTTGTTTTTTGTCTTTAACTATGTAATATTAGTTTTGTTAAGGAATGAATTTATAATAAGAATTTATAGCATGACAAGGAAAAGATAG